One segment of Anastrepha obliqua isolate idAnaObli1 chromosome 3, idAnaObli1_1.0, whole genome shotgun sequence DNA contains the following:
- the LOC129242826 gene encoding cuticle protein 8, whose protein sequence is MKYFIAIVLLIAAAQAVPVEYGHYPAPLLAHAPVLAHAPVLAHAEPVAYPKYSFNYGIKDPHTGDIKSQAEERDGDVVKGQYSLVEPDGSVRTVDYSADDHNGFNAVVHKTAPKVIAHAPVLAHAPLLAHAPAPLLHHY, encoded by the exons ATGAAg TACTTCATTGCTATTGTTCTTCTTATTGCTGCCGCTCAAGCCGTTCCAGTGGAATATGGCCATTATCCAGCTCCGTTGTTAGCTCATGCACCAGTATTAGCTCATGCGCCAGTATTGGCCCATGCCGAGCCTGTG GCGTACCCGAAGTACTCATTCAATTATGGTATAAAGGATCCACACACCGGTGACATAAAGTCGCAAGCTGAAGAACGTGATGGCGATGTAGTCAAGGGTCAATATTCGCTCGTAGAACCCGATGGTTCAGTGCGTACCGTTGATTACTCTGCTGATGATCACAATGGTTTCAACGCTGTCGTCCACAAAACCGCACCTAAAGTAATCGCTCATGCTCCAGTGTTGGCTCATGCTCCTTTGTTGGCACATGCGCCTGCACCACTTCTGCATCATTATTAA